From a single Oceanobacillus kimchii X50 genomic region:
- the purH gene encoding bifunctional phosphoribosylaminoimidazolecarboxamide formyltransferase/IMP cyclohydrolase, which translates to MSKRALISVSDKTNIIEFAKGLKERGFEILSTGGTLRSIAEAGINVTPVDEVTGFPEMLDGRVKTLHPMIHGGLLGKRSNQEHLTQMEEHGIVSIDLVAVNLYPFKETVQKTDVSHQDIIENIDIGGPSMLRSAAKNFEDVLVVTDPTDYERVLAVITSATDTYEFRQQLAAKVFRHTASYDTMIANYFLSQTEEQYPESYTVTYEKVQDLRYGENPHQQAAFYKEPIQSRPTLATAKQLHGKELSYNNIQDTNAAIEIVKEFTEPAAVAVKHMNPCGIGIGQSISTAFERAYHADPISIFGGIVACNRPVDVDTAKQLSQIFLEIVVAPSFETQALEILTQKKNIRLLELDVTSDDKQSNRLTTVYGGALIQAYDAKEVSEEDLEVVTNQQPTEQEINDMLFAWKAVKHVKSNAIVLAKDSQTIGVGAGQMNRIGAAEIAIKQAGDKSEGAVLASDAFFPMPDTVEAAAKSGIKAIIQPGGSKRDQDSIDVCNQFGIAMVYTKVRHFKH; encoded by the coding sequence ATGAGTAAACGTGCTTTAATTAGTGTGTCAGATAAAACGAATATAATTGAATTTGCCAAAGGTCTTAAAGAAAGAGGATTTGAAATCTTATCTACAGGTGGAACATTACGAAGTATTGCTGAAGCGGGCATTAATGTAACACCAGTAGATGAAGTAACCGGATTTCCTGAAATGTTAGATGGACGTGTGAAAACATTACACCCAATGATTCATGGGGGATTACTTGGTAAACGTTCCAACCAGGAGCATCTTACCCAAATGGAAGAGCATGGAATTGTATCAATTGATTTAGTAGCCGTTAATCTATATCCATTTAAAGAGACCGTGCAAAAAACGGATGTAAGTCATCAAGATATTATTGAGAATATAGATATCGGTGGTCCATCTATGTTGCGTTCTGCTGCGAAGAACTTTGAAGACGTACTAGTTGTAACAGATCCGACAGATTACGAGCGTGTGTTAGCAGTAATTACATCTGCAACAGATACATATGAATTTCGTCAGCAATTAGCAGCAAAAGTATTTCGTCATACTGCTAGTTATGACACAATGATAGCGAATTACTTCCTATCTCAGACCGAAGAACAATATCCAGAAAGCTATACAGTTACGTATGAAAAAGTGCAAGACTTACGTTATGGAGAAAACCCACATCAGCAGGCTGCTTTTTATAAAGAACCAATTCAATCTCGTCCTACTTTAGCAACAGCAAAACAACTACATGGTAAGGAGCTTTCTTATAACAATATTCAAGATACGAATGCAGCCATAGAAATTGTAAAAGAATTTACGGAACCTGCTGCAGTCGCAGTAAAACATATGAATCCTTGTGGAATAGGAATTGGTCAGTCGATATCTACTGCATTTGAACGAGCATATCATGCAGATCCAATCTCGATATTCGGTGGAATTGTAGCATGTAATCGACCAGTAGATGTGGATACTGCGAAACAATTAAGTCAAATCTTCTTAGAAATTGTTGTGGCGCCATCCTTTGAAACACAAGCGCTAGAAATATTAACTCAAAAGAAAAATATCCGACTATTGGAGTTAGATGTTACAAGTGATGACAAACAATCCAATCGTTTAACAACAGTATATGGCGGTGCATTAATTCAAGCTTATGACGCAAAAGAAGTAAGTGAAGAGGATCTTGAAGTGGTTACCAATCAACAACCAACCGAACAAGAAATCAATGATATGTTGTTTGCTTGGAAAGCAGTAAAACATGTGAAGTCGAATGCGATTGTATTAGCTAAAGACTCACAAACAATTGGTGTCGGTGCTGGACAAATGAATCGTATCGGAGCTGCAGAGATTGCCATTAAGCAAGCCGGAGATAAAAGTGAAGGAGCAGTTTTAGCTTCAGACGCATTCTTCCCTATGCCAGATACAGTAGAAGCTGCTGCAAAATCTGGTATTAAGGCAATTATCCAACCGGGAGGATCGAAGCGAGACCAAGATTCCATTGATGTATGTAATCAATTTGGCATTGCCATGGTTTATACGAAAGTTAGACACTTTAAGCACTAA
- the purD gene encoding phosphoribosylamine--glycine ligase, translated as MNVLVIGRGGREHTIVQKLKENTEIINLYVAPGNGGIANDATCVEIDEMDIDKLCAFAKQNEVEFTIVGPENPLNAGIVNKFQEEGLAIFAPTKEAALLEGSKSFAKNFMKKYEIPTAAYGVFTDVNEAKKMVEQQGAPIVIKADGLAAGKGVIVAMTEEEAFQAIDDMLVDKAFSNAGATVVIEEYLEGKEFSLMAFVHENHVYPMLAARDHKRAFEHDQGPNTGGMGAFAPVPDLTKEAYDFSLERILQKTADGMIEEGRPFTGILYAGLMMTKQGPKVIEFNTRFGDPETQVVLPLLKNDLLQVMQDVLEKRDPELMWYEEACVGVVLASQGYPNAYEKGHRIPMFDLQQKNFVIHAGTKVKEDELVSDGGRVLLVGSRANSMEEASANVYRQLEKTAINTDSFFYRKDIAINQDNKART; from the coding sequence TTGAACGTTTTAGTAATTGGCCGAGGCGGTAGAGAACATACCATTGTGCAAAAGCTAAAAGAGAATACGGAGATAATAAATCTTTATGTAGCTCCAGGAAATGGCGGAATCGCAAATGACGCTACATGTGTAGAAATCGATGAGATGGATATCGATAAATTATGTGCGTTTGCAAAACAAAACGAAGTGGAGTTTACCATTGTCGGCCCAGAAAATCCTTTAAACGCTGGCATTGTAAATAAATTTCAAGAAGAAGGATTAGCGATTTTTGCGCCAACCAAAGAAGCGGCTTTACTGGAAGGAAGTAAAAGCTTTGCAAAAAACTTTATGAAGAAGTACGAGATCCCAACTGCTGCGTATGGCGTATTTACTGATGTAAACGAAGCGAAAAAAATGGTAGAACAACAAGGTGCTCCAATTGTTATTAAAGCAGATGGATTAGCCGCAGGAAAAGGTGTAATCGTGGCTATGACAGAAGAGGAGGCTTTTCAAGCAATAGACGATATGTTAGTAGATAAAGCATTTTCTAATGCTGGAGCAACTGTCGTTATTGAAGAATACCTCGAAGGTAAGGAATTTTCCTTAATGGCTTTTGTCCATGAAAATCATGTATACCCTATGCTGGCCGCAAGAGATCACAAACGAGCGTTTGAACATGATCAAGGACCGAATACAGGGGGGATGGGTGCTTTCGCTCCGGTTCCTGATCTAACAAAAGAAGCTTATGACTTTTCTCTTGAACGTATTTTACAAAAAACTGCAGATGGGATGATAGAGGAAGGACGGCCATTTACAGGTATTTTATACGCCGGGTTAATGATGACGAAACAAGGACCGAAAGTCATTGAATTTAACACCCGTTTCGGTGATCCTGAAACACAGGTAGTCCTTCCATTACTTAAAAACGATTTGCTACAAGTAATGCAGGATGTGCTGGAGAAGAGAGATCCTGAATTAATGTGGTATGAAGAAGCTTGTGTTGGTGTGGTGCTTGCCTCTCAAGGTTATCCAAATGCTTATGAAAAAGGACATAGAATTCCAATGTTTGATTTACAACAGAAAAATTTTGTCATTCATGCCGGTACAAAAGTGAAAGAAGACGAATTAGTGTCTGATGGGGGGCGCGTGCTCTTAGTAGGTAGTCGTGCAAACAGTATGGAAGAAGCATCAGCAAATGTATATCGTCAACTGGAGAAAACAGCGATTAATACAGATTCTTTCTTTTACCGAAAAGACATAGCAATAAACCAAGACAACAAAGCTAGAACATAA
- a CDS encoding adenine deaminase yields MENGRNWRNRELRQHVKVIDGTVSPTLLLKNATYLNVHTKQWLEANIWIYEDRIVYVGEKLPEQTKGTEIYDCKDKFIVPGYIEPHSHPFQLANPEITATHAAKTGTTTLVNDNLTWYLLTNKKKAFSIIDQFNKLPISMFWWSRYDSQTTLQEENHFINTNDVLDWIEHPVVVQGGELTDWPSLLAGDDRLLYWIQETKRKGKPIEGHLPGASLRTLTKMKLLGISADHEAMTGEEVMNRLQLGYMVGLRYSPIRPDLPTILEDLLEYGLTTFDQLMLTMDGPTPYFMKDGVINTCIQIAIDKGIPIEDAYRMGSFHAAKHLRMDEELGSIAPGRIAHINILQEKDNPNPVSVLAKGQWIVKETKEIDIPPIIDWSNYEINEMNIDWDLKEDDLQFSVPVGMDVINDVIIKPYTIDSDVSFEELNEEKGEQFILLIDRKGKWRVNTIIRGFAPKLGALISSYSASGDIIIIGNSKKDIFIAWNRFKELKGGIILVNDGEILTEIPLQLGGSLPNEPMEQMIVLDKQLKDTLQKYGFAFYDPVYSLLFLSAFHLPFFRITQKGLLDVKNRDIVFPATMR; encoded by the coding sequence ATGGAAAACGGAAGGAATTGGAGAAATCGCGAATTGCGACAACATGTAAAGGTGATTGATGGAACGGTATCACCAACTTTATTATTGAAAAATGCAACATACTTAAATGTTCATACGAAACAATGGTTAGAAGCAAATATTTGGATTTATGAAGATCGAATTGTGTATGTAGGTGAAAAATTACCAGAACAGACAAAAGGAACAGAAATATACGATTGTAAAGATAAGTTTATCGTACCAGGCTATATTGAGCCACATTCACACCCGTTTCAATTAGCAAATCCGGAGATAACAGCTACACATGCAGCAAAAACAGGAACTACTACACTCGTAAATGACAATTTGACATGGTATTTGCTAACTAATAAAAAGAAAGCGTTTTCTATTATTGATCAGTTTAACAAATTACCAATTTCGATGTTTTGGTGGTCGAGATATGATTCTCAGACAACCTTGCAAGAAGAGAATCATTTTATTAATACCAACGATGTACTTGATTGGATAGAACATCCGGTAGTAGTACAAGGTGGAGAATTAACGGATTGGCCAAGTTTGTTAGCTGGAGATGATCGACTATTATATTGGATTCAAGAGACTAAACGTAAAGGAAAACCAATTGAAGGTCATCTGCCAGGTGCTTCATTACGAACATTGACAAAGATGAAATTATTAGGAATAAGTGCCGATCATGAAGCAATGACAGGAGAAGAAGTCATGAATCGTCTACAGCTCGGATACATGGTAGGTCTCCGTTACTCACCAATTCGACCTGATTTGCCTACCATTTTAGAAGATTTACTAGAGTATGGGTTAACTACTTTTGACCAGCTGATGTTGACGATGGATGGTCCAACTCCTTACTTTATGAAAGATGGAGTAATTAATACTTGTATTCAGATAGCTATCGATAAAGGAATTCCAATAGAAGATGCGTATCGCATGGGATCTTTTCATGCTGCAAAACATTTGCGTATGGATGAGGAACTTGGCAGCATTGCACCGGGTAGAATCGCACATATTAACATCCTACAAGAAAAAGATAATCCAAATCCGGTAAGTGTGCTCGCGAAAGGACAATGGATTGTAAAAGAAACAAAAGAGATAGATATTCCACCAATTATCGATTGGAGTAATTATGAGATTAATGAAATGAATATAGATTGGGATTTAAAGGAAGATGATTTACAATTCTCTGTTCCAGTAGGAATGGATGTAATCAATGATGTCATTATTAAGCCTTATACGATCGATTCAGATGTTAGTTTTGAAGAATTAAATGAAGAAAAGGGAGAACAATTTATCCTTCTAATAGATAGAAAAGGAAAATGGAGAGTAAATACTATTATTCGGGGATTTGCACCGAAACTTGGAGCGCTCATAAGTAGTTATTCTGCATCGGGTGATATTATTATTATCGGTAATAGCAAAAAGGATATATTTATTGCTTGGAATCGATTCAAAGAATTAAAAGGCGGCATCATTCTTGTTAATGATGGTGAAATATTAACGGAAATCCCATTACAACTTGGAGGATCTCTTCCAAATGAGCCAATGGAACAAATGATAGTGTTAGATAAACAATTAAAGGATACGTTACAAAAATATGGATTTGCCTTTTATGATCCAGTCTATAGCCTATTATTCTTGTCCGCTTTTCATCTACCTTTCTTTAGAATTACACAGAAAGGACTATTAGATGTAAAAAATCGTGATATAGTCTTTCCAGCAACGATGAGGTAG
- a CDS encoding DUF3048 domain-containing protein: MKRVGFVILLIISLLIACEEDNHDATANTQKEPGVDKKEQVTDSRNQEVYPLSGMVSKGENIDQRPIGVMVNNHRSARPQSGLSDADIIFEILAEGTITRFLAIYQSNLPEVVGPVRSAREYYADIANGYNSIYVYHGAANFVNDIIASKGIDHLNGSVYDNDGHLFKRESFRRAPHNSYLQLPAVNEVATEKGVEISNSIESLEFLTDAEVEGLSGDSANSIEVVYSSNPANVVEYIYQEDEGTYTRSSEGIQTVELQTDQPITVENIFILETHHEVIDDAGRRTVDLTSGGSAYLIQHGQYQKVEWENRDGRIVPVKDGKEIGLIPGMTWVNVVPSEDPGMEQAVTISGQ, from the coding sequence ATGAAAAGAGTAGGATTCGTTATATTGCTCATTATTTCTTTATTAATCGCTTGCGAAGAGGACAATCATGATGCAACAGCAAACACACAAAAAGAACCAGGTGTAGATAAAAAAGAACAAGTGACAGATAGTCGTAATCAAGAAGTATATCCATTATCAGGGATGGTTTCTAAAGGTGAGAATATTGATCAACGTCCGATTGGTGTGATGGTTAACAATCATCGGTCTGCTCGACCTCAATCTGGTTTATCTGATGCTGATATTATATTTGAAATATTAGCTGAAGGAACAATAACGCGATTTCTTGCCATTTACCAAAGTAATCTGCCTGAAGTAGTTGGTCCTGTGCGAAGTGCAAGAGAGTATTATGCAGATATCGCGAATGGCTATAATAGTATATATGTATACCATGGTGCCGCTAATTTTGTAAATGATATCATTGCTTCAAAAGGAATTGATCATTTGAATGGATCGGTTTATGATAACGATGGACATTTATTTAAAAGAGAGAGCTTTAGAAGAGCACCGCATAATTCATACTTGCAACTACCTGCCGTAAACGAAGTTGCAACCGAAAAAGGTGTCGAAATATCAAATTCAATAGAATCACTTGAGTTTTTAACAGATGCGGAGGTAGAAGGTTTATCTGGAGACTCGGCGAATAGTATTGAAGTTGTCTACAGTAGTAACCCTGCAAATGTGGTAGAATATATATACCAAGAAGATGAAGGTACATATACTCGATCAAGTGAAGGGATACAGACAGTTGAATTACAAACAGACCAACCAATAACTGTTGAGAACATATTTATCTTAGAAACTCACCACGAAGTTATTGATGATGCTGGCAGAAGAACAGTTGATTTAACAAGTGGCGGCTCTGCATATTTAATTCAACATGGACAATATCAAAAAGTGGAGTGGGAAAATAGAGACGGAAGAATTGTACCGGTAAAAGATGGCAAAGAAATTGGACTTATTCCAGGAATGACTTGGGTAAACGTCGTACCAAGCGAAGATCCTGGAATGGAACAAGCTGTTACTATTTCTGGTCAGTAG
- a CDS encoding YerC/YecD family TrpR-related protein, whose amino-acid sequence MQIDKLRGEQLDLLFDAILSLKDKEECYKFFDDIATMSEVQSLSQRFQVAKMLTEGKTYSAIEKETKASTATISRVRRCINYGSDGYNLVLERMNIKE is encoded by the coding sequence GTGCAAATCGATAAATTACGAGGAGAGCAATTAGATCTTTTGTTTGATGCTATTCTATCGTTAAAAGATAAAGAAGAATGCTATAAATTTTTTGATGATATTGCGACAATGTCAGAGGTTCAGTCATTGTCGCAACGATTTCAAGTAGCGAAAATGCTGACGGAAGGAAAAACGTATAGTGCAATTGAGAAGGAAACAAAAGCATCTACTGCGACAATTTCCAGAGTAAGACGTTGTATTAACTATGGTAGTGACGGATACAATTTAGTGTTAGAACGAATGAATATAAAAGAATAG
- the kynA gene encoding tryptophan 2,3-dioxygenase — translation MQNKHEAFKNEKRIHTDFKKKMTYSDYLGLDTLLSSHHPLSDHHDEMLFISVHHVSEIWMKQILHEINSAIRDIQADNLSTSFKKLARVSQIQAQMKNVWDVLSTLTPAEYMEFRDKLGNASGFQSYQNRILEFALGYKTEYVLKIYEKDPELLEILQEAYDAPSLYDVSIQALVRAGLPIDEEVLNRDVRVTHQSNESVKQAWLTVYRNVDKYWELYELAEELVDIEDLFQQWRFRHMKTVERIIGFKRGTGGSGGVAYLKKVIDQYFFPELWELRTEL, via the coding sequence ATGCAAAATAAACATGAAGCATTTAAAAATGAAAAGCGTATTCATACAGACTTTAAAAAGAAGATGACTTACAGTGATTATTTAGGCTTGGATACATTATTGAGCAGTCATCATCCGTTGAGTGACCATCATGATGAAATGCTGTTTATTTCAGTGCATCATGTGAGTGAGATTTGGATGAAACAGATTCTACATGAAATAAATTCTGCTATTCGCGATATTCAGGCTGATAATTTGTCTACTTCTTTTAAAAAATTAGCACGCGTATCACAAATACAAGCGCAGATGAAAAATGTATGGGATGTTCTCTCCACGTTGACTCCAGCTGAATACATGGAGTTCCGCGACAAGCTGGGCAACGCATCCGGTTTTCAGTCATATCAGAACCGGATACTTGAGTTTGCTCTTGGTTATAAGACTGAATATGTGCTGAAGATATATGAAAAAGACCCAGAGCTGCTAGAGATTTTACAGGAAGCTTACGATGCACCAAGTCTTTATGACGTTTCTATTCAGGCACTAGTAAGGGCTGGTTTACCAATCGATGAAGAAGTGCTGAATCGTGATGTGCGTGTAACACATCAATCAAATGAGAGTGTAAAACAAGCATGGTTAACTGTTTATCGGAACGTTGATAAGTACTGGGAGCTTTATGAGCTTGCAGAAGAGTTAGTGGATATTGAAGATCTATTCCAGCAGTGGCGGTTCAGACATATGAAGACTGTTGAACGAATTATTGGATTTAAACGCGGTACTGGCGGTTCCGGCGGTGTTGCTTATTTGAAAAAAGTAATCGATCAGTACTTTTTCCCGGAATTGTGGGAGCTTCGTACGGAATTGTAA
- the kynB gene encoding arylformamidase, producing MGVWIDISQPINNNLACWPGDQSFHFHTPVTKEMTGSVNIGRIKTSTHVGTHADAPYHFMEDGKRILDLEIDRYIGPCKVIDLSAFDEINETALKSKVKEDTERLLIRTSLPNNPEQFPTDVTPITADGAAYMHFLGVKLVGVDTPSVDPLSSKELVGHHALFKYDINILENVMLDQVVEGDYEMIALPLPLQDADGSLVRAVIKPINGGNHDAK from the coding sequence ATGGGTGTATGGATTGATATTTCTCAACCGATAAATAATAATTTAGCTTGTTGGCCGGGGGATCAATCATTTCATTTTCATACACCGGTAACGAAGGAAATGACCGGTTCTGTGAATATTGGAAGGATCAAGACGAGCACGCATGTGGGGACCCATGCGGATGCTCCCTATCATTTTATGGAAGATGGAAAACGGATTCTTGACCTGGAAATCGATCGGTATATTGGTCCTTGTAAAGTAATAGACCTCAGTGCATTTGACGAAATAAATGAAACAGCTTTAAAAAGTAAAGTGAAAGAAGATACAGAACGGTTATTAATCCGGACATCACTGCCGAATAATCCGGAACAATTTCCGACTGATGTCACGCCAATTACAGCTGACGGCGCTGCTTACATGCATTTTCTTGGAGTAAAACTGGTCGGTGTCGATACGCCTTCGGTAGATCCGCTTTCAAGTAAGGAGCTAGTTGGACATCATGCACTTTTTAAGTATGACATTAACATTTTAGAAAATGTCATGCTTGATCAGGTAGTTGAAGGCGACTATGAAATGATTGCTCTGCCACTCCCGCTTCAGGATGCCGACGGAAGTCTGGTTAGAGCTGTGATTAAACCAATAAATGGAGGAAATCACGATGCAAAATAA